Within the Trichoderma breve strain T069 chromosome 3, whole genome shotgun sequence genome, the region ATACCAAAGTAGAGGACAAGGAAATATGTGTGCCGTATTTGGTTCGGAGTTACCTTCAATATTGCGGATTCCACCACAGGTTTGTGGCGTGATGATCGGGAAATTGTTCTCCTGTATAGCATTTGCGAGTACAATATCGCACGACGATTTGTGGCCGCAGCCTGGGTGCCTTCTCTCTGGCTTGCTTTACCCATGGGTGATCTTCGTTGGGCAAATACTCAAGCATTGAGAAATAAAAACATTCTTCCAGCTGAGGCGTCCATGCCGAGGACGGATCTGCACCCAGGATATCGTCGTAACGTTCCGATTCTCGTGCGTAGTGCCACAGATTAGCCATGATGATCCAGTCAGCTTGTCTCGTCCATGTATCCACTGCTTTGCGGAATCGAGAGCTCAAGAATAACTCGAACAGTGTTTGCACGGCCGGTTCCTCATCCAGTGCATTTTCCTTAAATAAAGTGTAGAATTGCCTCAAGCGAGCTTCGTCGTCAAAATCAACCAGTTGGACAGGCGCATCGCCTAGTAATCCGAACAAGCCAGAATCCAGAGCTGCTTCCGCGGTGATATGCAGAGATACTGCGGCCATTGCTATGCCCAAGACTATCTTTTGCAGTTGGATGCATTCTGCATAACCCGCGATGTCACCTGAATCGCCACTGTCTGCTTGTTCATACATAATACGAGGGTTTTCGgaagcagcatcgccatctaGCAGCGTCTTCAAATTAAAATCGTGAAGAACCTTTGCGACGATGCAAGGCTGCATCTTGTGCTCCTCGGCTCGCCATAAGAACATAACTACTACACTCGAGGTGGCGTCGATGGTTCCGTACATAACAAGGTCACATGTCCTTGTATAGTTGAGAAGCAGCGCATCTCTATTCGGTTGCACCCATATCGACTCCAAGCTGTGAGGGTCCGGTGGCTCCCAAATTTGTCCGTGCTCTAGCACGACTTGGCGAGATTCTCTATTCACAAACGCGATGACGGGCTTCTGGGAGTTTTGATATGTTGAGCTTTTGGCCCAGCAAGCTTGACGAGATTCATTGCCATCGAGAAGGAGATAAGGAAAGTCTTCTTCAGCTATGCGATGTGGTAGGCAGTATTGCCAGATGTGCCGCCGGATTTCGGGAGGAAATTTCGAAAAGTAGTGGAATGAGTCGTTATTCATTTCGTATCTAGGTTATCGCAAAACGGGGCGTTTccatggagaggaagaagttcGTGTTATTGACAGAGAGATTGCCTAATGCCTTGTGGTAAACAGCACAGCTCCTCAACATCATAAGCATATGGTTGATCACAAGCGCATTCCTGACATTATGGTGGTAAGTGCCGATTACCTGTAAGATCGAATCGTTGTGCTGCAAAAGTGCTCAGAACAATTGACGCTAACGTGAGGAGACGCGGCTGAGGTAACCCGTGATATTTTGGTAGCACTATGGAATTAACCCATGTAGGTGATACAGCTGAGCATATCTTTCAGCATCCAATAGACAACTACTGGTCGTGCTTTGGCAATGCAATACTCTGATTTGCTGAGTCGATTGACAAATaggagaaacaaagacatgTATAAGGTCTTCTGACTGATTGTCCTagcaaagaaagaaggcaTTACCACCGTACACTTGTTGCGGCAGCATCTAAGAAACAATAGCAAAGGTATGCTGATGTGGTCTTCGATCTATTGCATGAAGTGCTTGGGTTGGCAACTAGCCCTCTTCCAATATTCTGCCACTAGAGAATCCGATGCTCCTCAAGAAGTATATTTACTTGCATTACAAAGTCAGGTGTCTGCCACCAGAGGAACAGCCCATGTGAACTTCTCGTTCATCACGATTGTATAAATGGAAAAGACTTTTGCAAGACCTCTGTGTGCAAATAATAAAAAGCCTCCAGAGCTTGTATTGGTTGTCATTACCAAGATGACACCCATCAAATTATTTCTCTGTATCCTAGTCGTTCGCTCGGTACTCTTGTGATCCGTCGTCGGCCGGCCGTCGTGTACGTCGTTTCATCGATATTATTGATATCAGCATCAGTAAAGGTGTTGCAGTCGTCTTTTTGGATACTTCTAAGAGTAGATATATCAATGCTTTCTCGGGCAGGGAGCAGATACTGATATTTGAGTGGTAAAGTTATCAATAACAACCCGATGTAAAAGTAACTCTTTGTTGATTTAGTTGGCAATGGACTATAGTCCAAACTGCTATCTCGACAAAGAGATACTCCTGTTGAATCCGATGTATGGCTCGTTCTTTGGTGATTGTATGAGAGGATTCTTTCAATCCCCGATGAGCCACTGCAGGGCACAAGAAGACCGGGGGGTTACACCTGCTGTAATCCTAACGATCCTACTACTGCATAGTGCAAGAGGCCATTACGAAAGCGTCATATAAGCACTCCACATAATTTTTATCTCGCTCCCTAGCCCCTTTTCGGTTCATGATTCCACAGATAGTTTCATGCTAAGACAGCACGACACTTGATCGGAGCAAGAATTCATATCGAGTCGACTTTGCAGCATCAATTGATTAGAAATGCGGATTCTCTACCGAGTGGGATATGGGGGATATGGAGCTGCAAATCTTATTGATGCCGTTCATTGCCTTCCGATTGAATCCATACGTGTTGTGTAAACTTCTCTAGTGATTCAATCCTATCCGTTCGTAGCAATAGGTGTTTACAACAATGCGTTTCTATCTTGTTCGTCGCATTTTCTTGCCATTTTTCGCCGTAGTTTTCTAGCCAATCAGACATTGTAACTCACTAAAACCCCCTAGACGGCGCAAGTTTTTGCGACGGCTGAAAGTGGCAAGGTTTCTGGTCTTCCACCAATAGAATCCGCTTCGCAAAAACTTACCTCGCGCTAGATTCTTTAGCAAACGAGTTGGCCTATAGAAAACTGGGCTGCAGACAATAGTCCAGTGACGTCGTACTACAGAGCTAAGCGCTATCCGTGTAAGTGAGTTGTAAGCCAAATATCGAAGGAATGGGCTTGTGGGCATTTCTCATCGATCCACAACAGTGACCGGAAACAGAAACAGCACGATATTCACCAATGTGCATTACGAAGCGCTTCCTGACAAATTCGAATAACATACCATTTTATTTCAATCTATCAATGGCAAAAGATGTATATATTGATGGAAATGTTGTCGTGGAAGTTGAAGTTTTGTTTCGATATCatcacacacacatacaaCACATCTTAGAAAACACTCTACTACAACACCCTCAACAACTACAACAATTTCTTCACTTTTATCCTTCATCTCTTACTTCAAACATCCAAAAATGGCTACCCTTGCTGCTCAGTTGTCCGCCACTCACCAAGGTGTTATCGACAACGCCCCTGCTCCTATCTacgccgccatcaaggagtCCATTGACGGGATCAAGTCCACCTTCGACAAGAGCGCTGCTATCCAGGCCGGAACAACTCTCCCCAGCTTTAAGCTTCCCAATGCCCTCGGCCAGGAGGTCACCAGCGAGAGCCTCCTCGCCAAGGGCCCCATCCTGATTACCTTTTACCGTGGTGACTGGTGCCCCTTCTGCAATCTGGCTCTGCGCTCTCTGCAAACGCACTTGGATGccttcaaggccaagggtGTCACCGTCGTTGCCATCTCTCCTGAACTTCCCAACACCTCTCTGACAACTACTGAGAAGAACGAGCTCAAGTTCGAGGTCTTGTCCGATGTTGGCAACAAGTTCGCTCGC harbors:
- a CDS encoding ahpC/TSA family domain-containing protein, with product MATLAAQLSATHQGVIDNAPAPIYAAIKESIDGIKSTFDKSAAIQAGTTLPSFKLPNALGQEVTSESLLAKGPILITFYRGDWCPFCNLALRSLQTHLDAFKAKGVTVVAISPELPNTSLTTTEKNELKFEVLSDVGNKFARQLGIVWDQPQVVQTVLDAFSVDLKARNGDDSRAVPVPTTLLVDTKGVVRNVHTDPDYMQRLEPTIALEWADAL